The Geothermobacter ehrlichii genome has a segment encoding these proteins:
- a CDS encoding electron transfer flavoprotein subunit alpha/FixB family protein yields MKALLVAEYRDGKLLNSTYELVAFAEQLGADSVMFLVGSENMLPQYDGTLYLADSSKYSEFNPVVHKQMLLDVITKEQPDMVVFSHSSYGWDLAPRISLALNAAHVSEVVDIINGVPVVPVCNGKLRREVKVKTTQMVVTLQSGVFSLDVEPSGSPTVVPIDTEVAVQLVFCGYEEAETGGVDLSKAEVIVSAGRGIGKPENIEMIAQLAKALGGEFGASRPVVDAEWAEHNRQVGTTGQTVSPKLYVACGISGAIQHLAGMKKSEFVVAINTDKDAPIGEIADVFVIADLKQFVPVLTEKLVNIS; encoded by the coding sequence ATGAAAGCATTACTGGTTGCTGAATATAGAGATGGAAAACTTTTAAATTCCACTTACGAACTGGTCGCTTTTGCCGAGCAGCTCGGCGCCGACTCCGTCATGTTCCTGGTCGGCAGTGAGAACATGCTGCCGCAATACGACGGAACCCTGTATTTGGCTGATAGCAGCAAGTACAGCGAATTCAATCCGGTGGTGCACAAGCAGATGTTGCTCGATGTCATCACCAAGGAACAGCCGGACATGGTGGTGTTTTCCCATAGTTCGTATGGTTGGGACCTGGCCCCGCGGATATCCCTGGCGCTGAATGCAGCCCATGTTTCAGAAGTGGTCGACATCATTAATGGTGTACCGGTGGTCCCGGTCTGCAATGGCAAGTTGAGACGTGAAGTCAAGGTGAAAACAACTCAGATGGTCGTCACTCTCCAAAGTGGAGTTTTCAGTTTGGATGTCGAACCGAGCGGCAGCCCGACCGTTGTGCCAATCGACACAGAGGTTGCGGTGCAGCTGGTGTTCTGTGGTTATGAGGAAGCCGAAACCGGTGGTGTCGATCTGTCCAAGGCAGAGGTGATCGTCAGTGCCGGTCGTGGTATAGGCAAGCCTGAAAATATTGAGATGATTGCGCAACTGGCCAAAGCTCTCGGTGGGGAGTTCGGGGCCAGTCGCCCGGTGGTCGATGCCGAATGGGCGGAGCACAACCGCCAAGTCGGTACTACCGGGCAGACCGTGTCGCCGAAGCTGTATGTGGCCTGCGGCATCTCCGGTGCCATCCAGCATCTGGCCGGCATGAAAAAGTCGGAATTTGTAGTTGCCATTAATACCGACAAGGATGCGCCGATCGGTGAAATAGCCGATGTATTTGTGATAGCTGACCTCAAGCAGTTTGTTCCTGTTCTGACTGAGAAGCTTGTAAACATTTCATAA
- a CDS encoding MaoC/PaaZ C-terminal domain-containing protein — protein MRNEKIINFDKLMNWPIPEVRQKYTKRDTMLYALGVGFGIDPTDEHQLRFVYEKELLTLPTYPVVLGYPGLWLKDPGTGVDWLRILHGEQGLRIHKLPPPEGEVIGKSRVTGIVDKGAGKGALLYTEQEIYDASNGELLCTLTKTTFCRANGGFGGPSGPVRPVHTLPDREPDLVQDLNTLPCSALIYRLSGDYHALHVDPSVARAAGFEKPILHGLCTFGVAGHAILKSVCDYDPTRLVSLDVRFSAPVYPGETIRTEMWLDGNIVSFRARTSERDVVVLNNGRAEIRA, from the coding sequence ATGCGAAATGAAAAAATTATTAATTTCGATAAGCTAATGAATTGGCCTATCCCTGAAGTAAGGCAAAAATATACTAAGAGAGATACCATGCTCTACGCATTAGGAGTTGGCTTTGGTATCGATCCTACTGACGAACACCAATTACGGTTTGTATATGAAAAAGAGCTTCTGACACTACCGACATATCCTGTTGTATTAGGATATCCTGGTTTATGGCTAAAGGATCCCGGCACTGGCGTCGATTGGCTACGCATCCTTCATGGTGAGCAGGGCTTGCGCATTCATAAACTTCCTCCTCCTGAAGGTGAAGTCATCGGTAAGTCTCGGGTTACAGGTATTGTTGACAAGGGGGCAGGGAAAGGGGCTCTGCTTTATACGGAGCAAGAAATTTATGATGCAAGCAATGGTGAATTGCTGTGTACGCTCACCAAAACGACCTTCTGCAGAGCAAATGGAGGTTTTGGTGGGCCGTCAGGTCCTGTACGGCCTGTGCACACTTTGCCTGATCGCGAACCTGACTTGGTCCAAGATCTCAATACGTTGCCATGTTCAGCCCTGATTTATCGACTGAGCGGAGATTATCATGCTCTTCATGTTGATCCATCAGTTGCACGTGCTGCTGGATTTGAGAAGCCAATTTTGCATGGACTTTGCACATTTGGCGTAGCTGGACATGCAATACTTAAATCTGTATGCGATTACGATCCAACTCGGCTCGTTTCTCTTGACGTACGGTTTTCCGCACCGGTTTACCCAGGAGAAACGATCCGTACTGAAATGTGGCTGGATGGAAATATTGTTTCCTTCCGGGCACGGACAAGTGAGCGAGATGTTGTGGTTCTTAACAACGGACGCGCCGAAATACGTGCGTAA
- a CDS encoding SDR family NAD(P)-dependent oxidoreductase yields the protein MKKHMEGKSVVVTGAGRSIGRAIALEIAKMGGSVVVNDINKENAESVVTELKELGVGAVVNTDSISSWDGANNMIKQAVDAFGRIDAVVNNAGILRDVIFHKMTKDDFDEVVDVHLRGYFYVSRAAATYFRNQSSGAYVHMTSTSGLIGNFGQANYSAAKLGIAGLSKSIALDMKRYNVRSNCIAPFAWSPLVATIPTESPDQALRVERMKRMTPDKVGVVAAALCCDKAAHITGQIFAVRMNEIFLMGQSRPVRSVHNGEGWTVDSIFETAMPALEKNMYQLDRSQDIFSWDPI from the coding sequence ATGAAAAAACATATGGAAGGTAAATCTGTTGTTGTAACTGGTGCTGGGCGTAGTATAGGTCGCGCTATTGCTCTCGAAATTGCAAAAATGGGCGGTAGTGTTGTTGTTAATGATATCAATAAAGAGAACGCGGAATCGGTAGTAACTGAACTAAAAGAACTTGGTGTTGGAGCCGTAGTCAATACGGACAGTATTTCAAGTTGGGATGGTGCTAATAATATGATTAAGCAGGCAGTCGATGCTTTTGGACGTATCGATGCCGTAGTGAACAATGCCGGTATTCTTCGTGATGTGATTTTCCATAAAATGACAAAAGATGACTTCGATGAAGTAGTTGATGTTCATTTGAGGGGATATTTTTATGTTAGCCGTGCCGCTGCTACATACTTTCGTAATCAAAGCAGTGGCGCATATGTTCATATGACTTCGACATCAGGTTTAATAGGTAATTTCGGACAAGCCAATTATTCAGCAGCAAAGCTTGGTATCGCAGGGCTGTCTAAATCAATAGCTCTCGATATGAAACGCTACAATGTTCGTTCAAATTGCATAGCTCCCTTTGCATGGAGCCCTTTGGTTGCCACTATTCCGACAGAGTCCCCCGATCAAGCGTTGCGTGTTGAAAGAATGAAACGCATGACACCAGATAAGGTTGGAGTTGTCGCGGCAGCTCTTTGTTGTGATAAGGCAGCACATATCACTGGCCAAATCTTTGCGGTTCGAATGAATGAAATATTCTTGATGGGACAGTCTCGACCGGTACGCTCAGTCCATAATGGAGAGGGATGGACGGTTGATAGTATTTTTGAAACGGCAATGCCGGCACTTGAAAAAAATATGTACCAACTGGATCGTTCGCAAGATATTTTTAGTTGGGATCCTATTTAA
- a CDS encoding acetyl-CoA hydrolase/transferase C-terminal domain-containing protein encodes MSEFTSRIKNKSLLSKVMRAEDTLQFFKNGMNIGFSGFAGNEPKVIPRFLADYVEENNLQGKLRFGVFTGASHGGNMDNVFASLDMVTVRYPYQSGASVRKSINRGRIRMIDKHLSHYAQDLTYHSAPPERGGKVDIAIVEVVGINEDGSLVLGGAVGVTPELVRFVDKIIIEVNTVMPCHEGMHDIITPQKLPNRQPLLITNPGDRIGVTYVECDTEKIVAVVESQIPEPGRNVDLEVIDDIPEIISEYILDFFYYEVKNGRLPKNLLPIQSGTGKIGNCVVRELGKGPFKNLSMWTEVIQDSALDLIDSGKLDVVSGAGFGLSADARKRFYENLSLYATKSVLRPAQISNNPELIRRLGVIAMNTPVECDIYGHVNSSLVLGSRMLNGIGGSGDFTRNSHLSIMHVPSVRPSKADKIGISSIVPKVSHVDHTEHDVDVIVTEYGLADLRGLCPNDRAKIIIDKCAHPDYKPILRDYYDRATKECINNESAHEPHILRECYKMYLNLVENGSMRKGC; translated from the coding sequence ATGTCAGAATTTACAAGTAGGATTAAGAACAAGAGTCTCTTATCAAAGGTTATGCGGGCAGAAGATACATTGCAGTTCTTTAAAAATGGTATGAACATAGGGTTTTCTGGTTTTGCTGGAAATGAACCTAAGGTTATACCTAGATTTTTGGCCGATTATGTTGAAGAGAACAATCTTCAGGGAAAACTTCGTTTCGGGGTTTTCACTGGAGCTTCCCATGGCGGAAACATGGATAATGTTTTTGCGTCATTGGATATGGTGACGGTTCGTTATCCGTATCAATCAGGTGCAAGTGTTCGCAAATCAATAAATCGCGGCAGAATCCGTATGATAGATAAGCACTTATCTCATTATGCGCAAGATCTTACTTACCATAGCGCCCCTCCTGAAAGAGGTGGCAAGGTTGATATTGCCATTGTTGAGGTTGTAGGCATTAACGAGGATGGCAGTCTTGTTCTTGGTGGTGCCGTTGGGGTGACCCCGGAGCTAGTACGTTTTGTAGATAAAATTATAATTGAAGTAAATACTGTTATGCCTTGCCACGAAGGTATGCATGATATAATTACTCCTCAAAAGCTTCCAAATAGACAGCCTCTACTTATTACAAATCCCGGAGATCGAATTGGTGTAACATATGTCGAATGCGATACTGAAAAGATTGTTGCTGTTGTCGAATCACAAATTCCAGAGCCTGGAAGGAATGTAGATTTAGAAGTAATAGACGACATACCAGAGATTATTTCTGAATACATACTTGATTTTTTTTATTATGAAGTAAAGAATGGACGATTGCCTAAAAATCTTTTACCAATTCAATCAGGTACGGGTAAAATAGGGAATTGTGTTGTCAGGGAGCTTGGTAAGGGACCGTTTAAAAATTTGAGCATGTGGACAGAAGTTATACAAGACAGCGCTCTTGACTTAATTGATTCCGGAAAATTGGATGTTGTATCCGGGGCTGGTTTTGGACTTTCCGCTGATGCTCGAAAACGCTTTTATGAAAATCTGTCACTATATGCGACTAAATCTGTTCTTAGGCCTGCTCAGATAAGTAATAATCCCGAATTGATTCGTCGTCTTGGAGTTATTGCAATGAATACTCCGGTTGAATGCGACATTTACGGTCACGTTAACTCAAGTCTTGTTCTAGGGTCGCGTATGCTAAATGGAATTGGAGGGTCTGGCGATTTTACTAGGAATTCACATCTTTCTATCATGCATGTACCATCGGTTAGACCATCTAAAGCCGATAAAATAGGAATTAGTAGTATTGTGCCGAAAGTTTCTCATGTTGACCATACTGAACATGATGTTGATGTTATTGTAACTGAGTACGGATTAGCTGACCTGCGTGGGCTTTGTCCGAATGATCGAGCCAAAATTATCATAGATAAATGTGCTCATCCTGATTACAAACCTATTTTGCGAGATTATTATGATCGAGCCACCAAGGAGTGTATCAATAATGAGTCTGCTCACGAACCACACATTCTTCGTGAATGTTATAAAATGTATTTGAATCTTGTGGAAAATGGAAGCATGAGAAAAGGTTGTTAA
- a CDS encoding OB-fold domain-containing protein, translated as MVSGHVEKIGITAYGGYLPRLRLQRKSIADANAWFDASLNGLAKGEKAMCNWDEDAITMAVEACADCMGEDNNDNLISLVMASTSMPFLDRQNSVVVAEALNLKIENLRTMDVTSSQRAATSALLSALDVAAMAKGEVMLVASEHRRALSASREEMLYGDGAAALKVGTHHILAELVATHSQAVDFIDHYRNEVSEFDYVWEERWIRDEGYMKIIPGAVDAILKKTEISPADINHFIVPNDQAGKVAKLIGVENCAVVETMSHSVGISGAAHPILMFAKCLENAKPGELIMVVGFGQGCDVLLFRATDLIQTKRPKCGVSGFLNLGSPEVNYNKYISFNGLLKKDYGKRSEIDKQAYLPALYRNRNLVNEFKGGRCKVCNTIQIPKRRYCINPDCDALDSQENYPLSGVTGRVVSWTADRLTFDYSPPAYFGMVEFEPGGRMMMDFTDVNPDEFDTGINVSLCYRIKQIDDQRGFRKYFWKARPNLK; from the coding sequence ATGGTGTCTGGTCACGTTGAAAAAATAGGGATTACTGCGTATGGAGGGTATTTGCCCCGGTTGCGCTTGCAGAGAAAATCAATAGCAGATGCAAACGCTTGGTTTGATGCTAGCCTGAATGGATTGGCCAAGGGCGAAAAAGCAATGTGTAACTGGGATGAGGATGCGATCACGATGGCGGTCGAGGCCTGTGCCGATTGCATGGGTGAGGATAACAATGACAATCTGATCTCACTAGTGATGGCCTCAACTAGTATGCCTTTTCTTGACCGTCAGAACTCTGTGGTCGTAGCTGAAGCTTTGAATTTGAAAATAGAAAATCTCCGCACTATGGATGTCACATCGTCACAACGTGCGGCCACTTCAGCGCTCTTGTCTGCATTAGATGTTGCTGCTATGGCCAAAGGCGAGGTCATGCTTGTTGCTTCTGAGCATCGTCGCGCTCTTTCTGCTTCTCGCGAAGAAATGCTCTACGGTGATGGTGCTGCAGCTCTTAAAGTAGGGACACACCATATATTGGCAGAACTTGTTGCTACGCACAGCCAAGCGGTTGATTTTATCGATCACTATCGAAATGAGGTGAGTGAGTTTGATTATGTGTGGGAAGAACGATGGATCAGAGACGAAGGTTACATGAAGATTATTCCAGGTGCTGTTGATGCAATATTGAAAAAAACGGAGATAAGTCCTGCCGATATTAATCATTTCATTGTGCCAAATGATCAGGCGGGTAAAGTGGCCAAACTTATCGGCGTTGAGAATTGCGCAGTTGTGGAAACTATGTCACATTCAGTGGGTATTTCTGGAGCTGCGCATCCAATATTGATGTTTGCAAAATGCTTAGAAAATGCAAAGCCTGGGGAATTGATAATGGTGGTTGGTTTTGGTCAAGGATGTGATGTGCTTTTATTTAGGGCCACCGACCTCATCCAGACCAAGCGTCCCAAATGTGGGGTCTCGGGCTTTCTTAATTTAGGCTCACCAGAGGTAAATTATAATAAATATATATCGTTTAATGGTTTATTGAAAAAGGATTATGGGAAGCGTAGCGAAATAGACAAGCAGGCATATCTTCCTGCGTTGTACCGTAACAGGAACTTGGTTAACGAATTTAAGGGGGGTAGATGTAAGGTTTGTAACACTATCCAAATACCTAAACGCAGGTACTGTATCAATCCCGACTGTGACGCTTTAGACTCTCAGGAGAATTACCCTTTGAGCGGAGTAACAGGTCGTGTTGTATCTTGGACAGCTGACAGACTAACCTTTGACTACAGTCCACCAGCTTATTTTGGAATGGTAGAATTTGAGCCTGGCGGACGAATGATGATGGATTTCACCGATGTCAATCCTGACGAGTTCGATACAGGAATAAATGTATCATTATGCTATCGCATAAAACAAATCGATGATCAGCGCGGTTTTAGAAAATATTTCTGGAAGGCTCGTCCAAATTTAAAGTAA
- a CDS encoding acyl-CoA dehydrogenase family protein, with amino-acid sequence MKSNEPTWMDDELRILRDSVRQFYLEEFVPHYERWCEQGVVDREAWIKAGEMGILLPSIPEEYGGAGGTFAHDVVIQEELYRLGITGFNVNVHGCILAHYILSYGTDEQKNKWLPKMATGEMIGAIAMTEPGAGSDLGNITTSARREGDHYIINGSKTFITNGVTADLVCVVVKTAPELKHKGISLVMVETDGLEGFTRGKPLKKIGQKASDTTELFFDNVRVPVSNLLGTEEGKGFAQLMGQLPRERMYIALRAIAFIERAIDLTVQYVKDRKAFGKPLIEFQNTRFKLAECKTEAKIARVFFDHCVEEVLAGNLDSTTAAMAKWWFTQKQCEIVDECFQFFGGYGYMLEYPIAHLYADSRVQKIYGGANEIMKELIARSL; translated from the coding sequence ATGAAAAGCAATGAGCCTACCTGGATGGATGATGAACTGAGAATTCTTCGAGATTCAGTGCGACAGTTTTATTTGGAAGAATTTGTGCCCCACTATGAACGTTGGTGCGAACAAGGTGTAGTAGATAGAGAAGCTTGGATCAAAGCTGGTGAGATGGGGATTCTGTTGCCTAGTATTCCAGAAGAATATGGTGGTGCCGGAGGTACGTTTGCTCATGACGTGGTGATCCAGGAAGAGTTGTACCGGCTTGGTATCACTGGTTTTAATGTCAATGTTCATGGTTGTATTCTGGCTCATTATATTCTTTCGTATGGAACAGACGAACAGAAAAATAAATGGTTACCGAAAATGGCTACCGGGGAGATGATTGGTGCCATTGCCATGACGGAGCCTGGCGCCGGATCCGATCTCGGAAATATAACGACGAGTGCACGTCGTGAAGGGGACCATTATATCATCAATGGTTCAAAAACCTTCATTACAAACGGGGTCACTGCGGATCTTGTTTGTGTTGTGGTTAAAACCGCTCCAGAGCTGAAACATAAGGGGATCTCCCTCGTTATGGTTGAAACTGATGGATTGGAAGGTTTTACACGTGGAAAACCATTGAAAAAAATAGGTCAAAAAGCATCGGATACAACGGAGCTGTTTTTTGACAACGTTCGAGTCCCGGTATCCAATTTGCTCGGAACCGAAGAAGGTAAAGGTTTTGCTCAACTCATGGGTCAATTGCCTCGTGAGCGCATGTATATAGCACTGCGGGCCATTGCCTTTATAGAGAGGGCAATCGACCTCACAGTGCAATATGTCAAAGACCGTAAGGCCTTTGGAAAACCTCTCATTGAATTCCAAAATACTCGTTTCAAGTTGGCAGAATGTAAAACAGAAGCAAAGATTGCTCGAGTATTTTTCGATCACTGTGTAGAAGAGGTGCTCGCCGGGAATCTTGATTCTACCACGGCCGCAATGGCTAAGTGGTGGTTTACCCAGAAGCAATGTGAAATCGTGGATGAGTGTTTCCAGTTTTTTGGTGGCTACGGTTATATGTTGGAATATCCAATTGCGCATTTGTATGCAGATTCTCGAGTTCAAAAGATTTATGGCGGGGCTAATGAAATCATGAAGGAGCTGATTGCTCGGTCTCTGTAG
- a CDS encoding electron transfer flavoprotein subunit beta/FixA family protein yields MQILVCIKQVPDMESKFKVNADGTWYEGTDLAWRMNEYDEYAVEQAVQLKEQVGAADVTVLSIGPERVKEALKKALAMGADRAVQLIDDFAYQKDPFQIASVIAAFAREKKFDLIFTGMQSQDRGSGQVGVLIAEMLSIPSITTIVDFSFSEGQIVAKRELEGGIKSIVKTKVPALVTCQLGLNTPRYPTLPNIMKAKRKELLSISISELLKVEGKQETAKMYFPEKKGGGLVLEGDVGDLADQLIKILDEKIGVLAR; encoded by the coding sequence ATGCAGATTCTTGTATGTATCAAACAGGTTCCGGATATGGAATCGAAGTTCAAGGTAAACGCCGATGGCACCTGGTACGAAGGGACCGATCTGGCCTGGCGGATGAACGAATATGACGAGTATGCCGTTGAACAGGCAGTACAACTCAAGGAGCAAGTTGGGGCTGCGGATGTGACGGTTCTCAGCATCGGGCCTGAGCGGGTCAAAGAAGCGCTCAAGAAGGCATTGGCCATGGGTGCGGATCGGGCCGTCCAACTGATTGACGATTTCGCCTACCAGAAGGACCCCTTTCAGATTGCCAGTGTCATTGCCGCCTTTGCTAGAGAAAAAAAATTTGATCTGATCTTCACCGGCATGCAGTCACAGGATCGTGGTTCGGGTCAGGTTGGAGTGTTGATTGCTGAAATGCTAAGCATTCCAAGCATTACAACGATTGTTGATTTTTCTTTCAGCGAAGGTCAAATTGTGGCCAAGCGTGAACTGGAAGGAGGCATCAAGTCGATTGTGAAAACGAAAGTCCCGGCGCTAGTCACCTGCCAACTTGGGCTCAATACACCGCGCTATCCGACCTTGCCGAACATCATGAAAGCGAAGCGGAAGGAACTGCTGTCGATTTCGATTTCTGAATTGCTCAAGGTAGAAGGCAAGCAGGAGACTGCAAAGATGTACTTCCCAGAGAAGAAGGGTGGCGGACTGGTTCTTGAGGGTGATGTTGGTGACCTGGCTGATCAGCTGATCAAGATCCTCGATGAGAAAATCGGCGTATTGGCCCGATAA
- a CDS encoding CaiB/BaiF CoA transferase family protein, whose amino-acid sequence MGPLRGIKVIEFAGIGPGPFCAMMLADMGAEVIRIDRKGEKRFGRLDLTSRGRRSVALNLKHPEGVRAALKLIEKADALIEGFRPGVMERLGLGPDQCLECNPKLVYGRMTGWGQYGPLSHAAGHDINYIALTGALYSIGRPDSPPVPPLNLVGDFGGGAMMLAFGLVCGLLEAKASGEGQVVDAAMTDGVSTLMAMIYAYKAKGIWSNQRGANRFDGGAHFYDCYECADGRYVSIAALEPQFYDLFLKTCGIDDPAFQAQLDVEMWPELKQKLTQLFKTKTREEWCSLMEGTDICFAPVLDMDEAPAHPHNKARNTFIEIDGVVQPAPAPRFSRTHPEIQGPPPLPGEHNEEVLSEWGFSRAEIDNLQDIGVM is encoded by the coding sequence ATGGGGCCGCTTAGAGGGATAAAAGTTATCGAGTTTGCAGGAATTGGCCCTGGGCCGTTTTGTGCGATGATGCTGGCCGATATGGGGGCAGAAGTTATACGCATAGACCGGAAAGGGGAGAAAAGATTTGGGAGGCTGGATTTAACTTCCCGTGGGCGTCGTTCAGTAGCTTTAAATCTTAAGCACCCTGAGGGCGTTAGAGCTGCTTTGAAGTTGATCGAGAAGGCTGACGCATTAATCGAAGGCTTTCGCCCTGGTGTCATGGAGCGATTGGGACTTGGCCCTGACCAATGTTTAGAATGTAATCCGAAACTGGTCTATGGGCGTATGACTGGCTGGGGTCAATATGGTCCTTTATCTCATGCGGCCGGTCATGACATAAATTATATAGCATTAACTGGAGCTCTTTATTCCATTGGTCGTCCAGATAGTCCGCCGGTTCCACCCTTGAACCTGGTGGGTGATTTTGGCGGTGGGGCCATGATGCTCGCCTTTGGTCTTGTATGCGGGCTTCTGGAAGCCAAGGCTTCTGGCGAGGGGCAGGTGGTTGATGCTGCCATGACGGATGGAGTTTCAACCCTTATGGCAATGATATATGCGTATAAGGCTAAAGGAATTTGGAGCAATCAGAGGGGAGCCAACCGTTTTGATGGGGGGGCTCACTTTTATGATTGCTACGAATGTGCCGATGGAAGATATGTGAGCATAGCTGCTCTCGAGCCGCAGTTTTATGATTTGTTCCTTAAGACCTGTGGGATTGACGATCCTGCCTTCCAGGCACAACTGGATGTTGAGATGTGGCCTGAGTTGAAGCAGAAACTGACGCAACTGTTTAAAACCAAAACGCGAGAAGAGTGGTGCTCTCTCATGGAGGGAACAGATATTTGTTTTGCCCCGGTTCTGGATATGGATGAAGCACCAGCACATCCACATAATAAGGCACGTAATACGTTTATCGAGATTGATGGGGTTGTTCAGCCTGCGCCAGCACCGCGATTCAGTCGAACGCATCCAGAAATCCAAGGGCCTCCGCCTTTGCCGGGTGAGCACAACGAGGAGGTTCTCTCCGAATGGGGATTTTCAAGGGCCGAGATCGACAACCTGCAGGATATTGGTGTGATGTAG
- a CDS encoding transposase yields the protein MERIPRQFYTQEFKEEAVSLVENGGLTVAEVSRRLSVSQQTLRNWIKKYRQEGQVSSGRPVTELEAEVSRLRKELAEARLEKEILKKAMAYLAKAPRGGTR from the coding sequence GTGGAACGAATCCCGAGGCAGTTTTACACACAAGAATTCAAGGAGGAGGCCGTCAGCCTGGTAGAGAATGGTGGGCTGACTGTGGCTGAGGTCAGTCGGCGGCTGAGCGTGTCGCAACAGACGCTTCGCAACTGGATCAAGAAATATCGCCAGGAAGGACAGGTATCTTCCGGCCGACCTGTGACCGAACTGGAGGCCGAGGTTTCGCGGCTGCGCAAAGAACTGGCCGAGGCTCGGCTTGAGAAGGAAATCCTAAAAAAGGCTATGGCGTACCTTGCAAAGGCGCCGCGGGGAGGTACGCGATGA
- a CDS encoding acetyl-CoA acetyltransferase has protein sequence MASGIKDKVVILGAGCSKFGERWDCNAEDLMIEAFDECLQDAGIEKKQIDAAWQGTGIDAFNVGPGSLSTSLALHLPYIPITKVENFCASATEAFRGAVYAVASGACDIALALGVEKLKDIGYGGLPQRTRGVFNDMYYPNISAPGLFGQLATAYSAVHGIDMRDLKRAMAHVSVKSHANATKNPKAHIQKAITEEQVLNAPMIADPIGLYDCCGVSDGAACAIVTTPEIARSLGKKDLVGVKALQLSTSNGEEAGYNNWDGSFLKPTRVAAAKAYEEAGIKDPRNELSMTEVHDCFSITELVTMEDLFLSESGCAAKDVLDGVYDSEGKIPCQIDGGLKCFGHPIGASGLRMLYEMYLQLLGRAGKRQLKDPKLGLVHNLGGYPHMNVASVAIIGHFGV, from the coding sequence ATGGCCAGCGGAATTAAAGATAAAGTTGTAATCCTTGGTGCCGGTTGCAGTAAATTTGGAGAACGATGGGATTGTAATGCTGAAGACTTGATGATTGAGGCTTTTGATGAATGTCTTCAGGACGCAGGAATTGAAAAAAAACAAATTGATGCTGCATGGCAGGGAACCGGAATCGATGCATTTAACGTGGGACCAGGATCTTTGTCTACAAGTCTTGCTTTGCATTTGCCATATATTCCCATCACGAAGGTTGAAAATTTTTGTGCAAGCGCTACTGAGGCGTTTCGTGGTGCTGTATATGCTGTAGCGTCAGGTGCTTGTGACATTGCCTTGGCTCTTGGCGTTGAGAAATTAAAAGATATCGGATACGGCGGGCTCCCCCAGAGAACGCGTGGAGTTTTCAATGACATGTATTACCCGAACATTTCGGCTCCAGGATTGTTTGGGCAGTTAGCGACGGCATATTCGGCAGTTCACGGGATTGACATGCGTGATCTGAAACGTGCGATGGCGCATGTATCAGTTAAAAGTCATGCAAATGCAACGAAAAACCCTAAAGCACATATACAAAAGGCCATTACTGAAGAACAAGTGTTGAATGCACCCATGATTGCGGACCCGATAGGCTTATACGACTGCTGTGGTGTGAGTGACGGTGCCGCCTGTGCAATAGTCACAACCCCTGAGATCGCTCGCAGTTTAGGAAAGAAGGACTTGGTCGGTGTCAAAGCACTGCAGCTATCCACGTCCAATGGTGAGGAAGCTGGATACAATAACTGGGACGGTTCTTTTCTTAAACCTACGCGTGTTGCTGCCGCTAAAGCCTACGAGGAAGCTGGCATCAAAGACCCTCGTAATGAACTTAGTATGACCGAGGTTCACGACTGTTTTTCTATCACTGAACTTGTAACTATGGAAGACTTGTTTTTGTCAGAAAGCGGGTGTGCTGCAAAAGATGTCCTAGATGGTGTCTATGACTCAGAAGGCAAGATTCCTTGCCAGATAGATGGCGGTTTGAAGTGTTTTGGCCATCCTATTGGTGCATCAGGGTTGCGTATGCTTTATGAGATGTATTTGCAACTTTTAGGGCGGGCCGGCAAGAGGCAATTAAAAGATCCCAAGCTCGGATTGGTTCACAACCTTGGCGGTTATCCGCATATGAATGTAGCGAGTGTTGCAATTATTGGGCATTTTGGCGTGTGA